In one Pseudoclavibacter sp. Marseille-Q3772 genomic region, the following are encoded:
- a CDS encoding sterol carrier family protein — MRARIEDAAGFAAVSTWLQAARAQDRQLSDDVGSAALTVPRKVLATAVRYALQRLVELAPGKSVEVRVPPFGAVQCVDGPGHTRGTPPNVVEMDAQTWLQLATGEVSWDAVRGSAGVQASGVRADLGGLLPVFTASELQRMR, encoded by the coding sequence ATGCGGGCACGGATTGAGGATGCGGCCGGTTTTGCTGCGGTTTCAACGTGGCTGCAGGCAGCTCGAGCGCAGGATCGCCAACTTTCGGATGATGTTGGCTCGGCGGCGTTGACAGTGCCTCGGAAGGTGCTCGCCACCGCCGTGCGATACGCACTGCAGCGGCTCGTTGAGCTCGCGCCGGGGAAATCGGTCGAGGTGCGGGTGCCGCCATTTGGGGCGGTGCAGTGCGTAGACGGCCCAGGCCACACCCGCGGCACCCCACCGAACGTGGTCGAGATGGATGCGCAGACCTGGCTGCAGCTGGCGACAGGCGAAGTTTCGTGGGATGCGGTGCGCGGGTCTGCGGGTGTGCAAGCCTCCGGCGTGCGCGCCGACCTTGGCGGGCTGCTGCCGGTGTTCACCGCCAGCGAGTTACAGCGGATGCGGTAG
- the purD gene encoding phosphoribosylamine--glycine ligase — MKILVLGSGAREHALVHSLANENAHEIVAAPGNIGIATEAERIRINQSDPELIAEFVRDESIDLVVIGPEAPLAAGVADAVRAEGVPVFGPSKAAAQLEGSKTFAKDVMQRAGVPTGRAVRLTELADVAATLDQYGAPYVIKADGLASGKGVIVTEERDAALRHAEVWLPHGPVLVEEFLDGREVSLFCITDGNTVRALPPAQDFKRLHNDDAGPNTGGMGAYTPVPFLVDQFGGEREFMRTVVEQVAQPIVDTMRADGIPFQGLLYCGLIVSHSGIRVIEFNARFGDPETQVVLQRLAEPLSPLLLASANGTLGDHPAELALNDDSWVTVVLASEGYPVDVRSGRELTGIADAEASGALVFHAATAENDGAITATGGRVLNVVAGADSLHNARRGAYEALRHIQLEGGHFRTDIAQAGAALQDVLRARTGATATSAPEAQPASEPQPAEPQAAQAADAVPELAGWRHVYSGKVREVYESESDPQALLVLASNRVSAFDHQLEPAIPGKGAMLTELSRFWFDQLPVSNHLREHDGWDAGLDPEVSARAMRVAKLEMFPIECVVRGYLTGSGYAEYERTGSLCGVPLPPGLQDGDRLPAPIYTPAYKAPQGEHDENITYEQTVELVGERVASTLRELSLRLYTAASTIAAERGLILADTKFEFGREPGGDSVILADEVLTSDSSRYWEAAHYRDESLSPAERMASFDKQIVRDWLKQHWDGQGTPPVLPDEVVQRTQQRYRELIDRLTAIDETE; from the coding sequence GTGAAGATTCTGGTACTTGGTTCAGGCGCGCGCGAACATGCCCTCGTGCATTCGCTCGCGAACGAAAACGCACACGAGATCGTCGCCGCTCCCGGAAACATTGGCATCGCCACCGAAGCCGAGCGAATCCGCATCAACCAGTCCGACCCCGAACTCATCGCCGAGTTCGTACGTGATGAATCCATTGACCTTGTTGTGATCGGCCCGGAGGCGCCGCTGGCGGCGGGTGTTGCCGATGCGGTGCGCGCCGAGGGCGTGCCGGTGTTCGGCCCGTCGAAGGCGGCCGCGCAGCTGGAAGGTTCAAAGACCTTTGCGAAGGATGTGATGCAGCGCGCGGGCGTGCCCACCGGTCGCGCCGTGCGCCTCACTGAGCTCGCGGATGTGGCGGCGACCCTCGACCAGTACGGTGCGCCGTATGTGATCAAGGCGGATGGGCTGGCTTCCGGTAAGGGGGTCATCGTCACCGAGGAGCGCGATGCGGCATTGCGCCACGCTGAGGTGTGGCTGCCGCACGGCCCGGTGCTCGTCGAGGAGTTTCTCGACGGCCGGGAGGTGTCGCTGTTCTGCATCACCGACGGTAATACGGTTCGTGCGCTGCCGCCGGCGCAGGATTTCAAGCGGCTGCACAATGACGATGCCGGCCCCAATACCGGCGGGATGGGTGCGTACACGCCGGTACCGTTCTTGGTCGACCAGTTCGGTGGCGAACGCGAGTTTATGCGCACGGTCGTCGAGCAGGTGGCCCAGCCGATTGTGGACACGATGCGCGCGGATGGCATTCCGTTCCAGGGCTTGCTGTATTGCGGTCTGATTGTGAGCCACAGCGGTATTCGGGTGATTGAGTTCAATGCGCGCTTCGGCGACCCGGAGACGCAGGTCGTGCTGCAGCGGCTTGCCGAGCCTCTCTCACCGCTGCTGCTCGCATCCGCAAACGGTACGCTCGGCGATCACCCCGCTGAGCTTGCCCTCAACGACGACTCGTGGGTGACGGTAGTGTTGGCCTCCGAGGGTTACCCGGTGGATGTGCGCTCCGGCCGCGAACTCACCGGTATTGCCGATGCCGAGGCGAGCGGCGCGCTGGTGTTCCACGCCGCTACCGCCGAGAACGACGGTGCGATCACAGCAACCGGTGGCCGTGTGTTGAACGTGGTCGCTGGTGCTGACTCGCTGCATAACGCGCGTCGCGGCGCGTATGAGGCGCTGCGCCACATACAGCTCGAGGGCGGTCACTTCCGTACCGATATCGCTCAGGCTGGTGCGGCCCTGCAGGATGTCTTGCGTGCCCGCACCGGCGCGACCGCAACGTCCGCGCCCGAGGCCCAGCCCGCATCCGAACCACAGCCTGCCGAACCGCAAGCAGCACAGGCAGCGGATGCGGTCCCTGAGCTTGCCGGTTGGCGTCACGTGTACTCGGGCAAGGTCCGCGAGGTCTACGAGTCGGAGTCCGACCCGCAGGCGCTGTTGGTGCTCGCAAGCAACCGGGTGTCGGCGTTCGATCACCAATTGGAGCCGGCGATTCCCGGCAAGGGCGCGATGCTCACTGAGCTGAGCCGGTTCTGGTTCGATCAGCTGCCGGTTTCGAACCATCTTCGCGAGCACGATGGCTGGGATGCAGGGCTCGATCCGGAGGTGTCGGCTCGCGCCATGCGCGTAGCGAAGCTCGAGATGTTCCCGATTGAGTGTGTGGTTCGCGGCTATCTCACCGGGTCCGGATACGCCGAGTACGAACGCACCGGCTCACTGTGTGGCGTACCGCTGCCGCCCGGCCTCCAGGATGGCGACCGGCTACCGGCGCCGATCTACACCCCGGCGTATAAGGCGCCGCAGGGCGAGCACGACGAGAACATCACCTACGAACAGACCGTTGAGCTTGTGGGCGAGCGGGTCGCCTCGACCCTACGAGAGCTTTCGCTGCGGCTGTACACCGCGGCCAGCACAATCGCTGCTGAGCGCGGCCTCATCCTCGCCGATACGAAGTTCGAGTTCGGTCGCGAACCCGGTGGCGATTCGGTGATCCTCGCGGATGAGGTGCTCACTTCAGACTCGTCTCGCTACTGGGAGGCTGCCCACTACCGCGACGAGTCGCTGTCGCCTGCGGAGCGGATGGCTTCGTTCGATAAGCAGATTGTGCGCGACTGGTTGAAGCAGCACTGGGATGGCCAGGGCACTCCCCCGGTGCTGCCGGATGAGGTCGTACAGCGCACACAGCAGCGCTATCGCGAGCTGATCGACCGGCTCACCGCGATCGACGAAACCGAGTAA
- a CDS encoding AI-2E family transporter → MSTAASESRNDATVTADRARASSVPPVLADEPAHRERQLQEHTQGRIPLPARLAELWTDSFGVAATRALQAILLLALAVLVIHGLLTVSLIAIPVLLALIIASALAPVIGWLERRGLPRALSTVIVFLGAVVLFGGMIWLVVEQVRGQWDELVRATTEGVGQFVAGWNSTFPKFPINDQAIEQLTKSAQDAAANLNYGSVGSGIASGLSAFGEFVTSLVLFLVVLFFFVKDGPQIWRFCVRPLRGAQRRRAELMGVRAVSVMGGYVRGTVIVAIVDAVFIGLGLLIVGVPLWLPLAVIVFILAFIPVVGATLAGIIAALVTLVTNGLTEAIIVAIIVLVVNQLEGNLLQPVVLGRSLKLHELVVLLTLMTGTVLGGIIGTLLSVPLMAIVWALIKAWNESLPDLERDTDGDGENDDHGRDEEQGGETDAADAADAETASA, encoded by the coding sequence ATGTCAACCGCCGCATCCGAATCGCGCAATGACGCGACCGTGACGGCCGATCGGGCCCGCGCATCCAGCGTCCCGCCGGTGCTCGCCGACGAACCCGCACACCGCGAACGTCAGCTACAAGAGCACACCCAGGGCCGCATCCCGCTACCGGCACGCCTGGCCGAACTGTGGACCGACTCATTCGGTGTGGCCGCGACCCGTGCCCTCCAGGCGATCCTGCTGCTCGCGCTTGCGGTGCTGGTCATCCACGGTCTACTCACCGTGTCGCTGATTGCGATTCCGGTGCTGTTGGCGCTCATTATCGCATCCGCGCTTGCCCCCGTGATCGGCTGGCTGGAACGGCGCGGACTGCCACGAGCGCTCTCCACGGTGATTGTGTTCCTCGGCGCGGTCGTGCTGTTCGGCGGCATGATCTGGCTGGTCGTCGAACAGGTTCGCGGCCAGTGGGATGAGCTCGTGCGGGCAACGACCGAGGGTGTGGGCCAGTTTGTGGCCGGCTGGAACTCGACGTTCCCGAAATTCCCGATCAACGATCAGGCGATCGAACAGCTCACTAAGTCGGCGCAGGATGCGGCCGCAAACCTGAACTACGGTTCGGTTGGCTCGGGCATCGCCTCGGGTCTGAGCGCGTTCGGCGAGTTTGTTACCAGCCTCGTGCTCTTCCTCGTCGTGCTGTTCTTCTTTGTGAAGGACGGCCCGCAGATCTGGCGATTTTGCGTGCGCCCGCTGCGCGGTGCGCAGCGTCGTCGCGCCGAGCTGATGGGTGTGCGCGCCGTTTCGGTGATGGGCGGCTACGTGCGTGGAACCGTGATCGTGGCGATTGTGGATGCAGTGTTCATCGGCCTGGGGCTGCTGATCGTCGGTGTGCCGCTGTGGCTGCCGCTTGCCGTGATTGTCTTCATTCTGGCGTTCATCCCCGTGGTTGGTGCCACCCTCGCCGGTATCATCGCCGCCCTGGTGACCCTAGTCACCAACGGCCTGACCGAAGCGATCATCGTCGCGATCATCGTGCTGGTCGTCAACCAGCTCGAAGGCAACCTGCTGCAACCGGTCGTGCTCGGACGATCTCTGAAATTGCACGAACTCGTCGTGCTGCTCACGCTGATGACCGGAACCGTGCTCGGCGGCATTATCGGCACGTTGCTGTCGGTACCGCTCATGGCGATCGTGTGGGCGCTCATCAAGGCGTGGAACGAATCGCTGCCGGATCTTGAACGCGACACCGACGGCGACGGTGAGAACGACGACCACGGTCGGGATGAGGAACAGGGCGGCGAGACCGACGCGGCTGACGCTGCCGACGCTGAGACCGCATCCGCCTAG
- the purS gene encoding phosphoribosylformylglycinamidine synthase subunit PurS, translating to MPKIVVEVMPKRELLDPAGKAVQRSLAAAGRDHFTDVRIGKRFEITAETEVTAELMEEVAAIADDLLSNGVIEDVISIEVVDESDEVDPADTEMVTDDGFIPTGAANDAQALENEQA from the coding sequence ATGCCGAAGATTGTCGTCGAGGTCATGCCCAAGCGGGAACTGCTCGATCCTGCCGGTAAAGCGGTACAGCGTTCGCTTGCTGCCGCTGGCCGCGATCACTTCACCGACGTTCGTATCGGCAAGCGGTTTGAGATCACTGCCGAGACCGAGGTAACCGCCGAGCTCATGGAAGAGGTCGCCGCGATCGCCGACGATCTGCTCTCCAACGGCGTGATCGAGGATGTGATCTCGATTGAGGTTGTCGACGAGAGCGACGAGGTCGACCCGGCCGACACCGAGATGGTCACTGATGACGGTTTCATCCCCACCGGCGCCGCAAACGATGCCCAGGCTCTCGAGAACGAACAGGCATAG
- the purQ gene encoding phosphoribosylformylglycinamidine synthase subunit PurQ, whose protein sequence is MRVGVVTFPGSLDDRDAQRAVSLAGGEPVALWHADHDLQGVDAVILPGGFSYGDYLRCGAIASHAPIMREIKSEADKGLPVLGICNGFQMLVEAHLLPGGLIRNDHGRFICRDQRLRVENTDTPWTRGYAPNDEITIPLKNGEGGFIADDETLNRIEGEGLVAFRYLDVNPNGSMNNIAGLRNEAGNVVGLMPHPEHAVERGYGPDIAERMRSGIDGLPMFAGLVQQLVS, encoded by the coding sequence GTGCGGGTAGGAGTGGTCACTTTCCCCGGTTCGCTCGATGACCGGGATGCGCAGCGCGCGGTTTCCCTCGCTGGTGGCGAGCCGGTGGCACTGTGGCATGCCGATCACGATCTGCAGGGTGTGGATGCGGTGATTCTGCCGGGCGGGTTCAGCTACGGCGATTACCTGCGCTGCGGTGCGATTGCATCCCACGCGCCGATCATGCGCGAGATCAAGAGCGAGGCTGACAAGGGCCTGCCGGTGCTTGGCATTTGCAATGGTTTCCAGATGCTCGTTGAGGCGCACCTGCTGCCTGGTGGCCTCATCCGTAACGATCACGGTCGTTTTATTTGCCGCGACCAGCGCCTGCGCGTCGAGAACACCGACACCCCGTGGACGCGCGGCTATGCGCCGAACGACGAAATCACCATCCCCCTGAAAAACGGTGAGGGCGGGTTCATCGCCGATGATGAAACCCTGAATCGCATCGAGGGCGAGGGCCTGGTTGCCTTCCGGTATCTCGATGTGAACCCGAACGGTTCGATGAACAATATCGCCGGGCTTCGCAATGAGGCCGGCAATGTGGTCGGGCTGATGCCGCACCCAGAACATGCGGTCGAGCGGGGGTATGGCCCCGATATTGCGGAGCGGATGCGTTCCGGTATCGACGGTCTGCCGATGTTCGCCGGTCTGGTTCAACAGCTCGTGTCGTAA
- a CDS encoding DMT family transporter yields the protein MREWEEPDRSHWAKPRDRQAQRTELINTTSIGMPVDPAPDAAELLQAIPVIASTTTLVTSSVRPEEAEQLRAAGRPVPKNIFAFLEKVDARLVAIIGSVTAGFSPVFVRMSGENTATSVLFRFGFALIPLLILALIERRLNGPMPRRTMLLHLLGGVFFGLDVGLWTQGVLLAGAGIATVAGNLQVIIVPLIALVIFRERLSIAFIASIPVMLTGVLLLSGIIESGDLSGDVFIGVLLAVTGGFAYSVYILILGRARATGHASTQVFLALLSTTIVGTAISSSFGAPNLTPPMGALLLLIVTALLGQVVGWIATSNALARLDSATGSMLLLTQPMIAIVAGMVLLNEQISLLQWIGVVAIIVTVAFISLSNNSGERRRRRRVKRIQTIVHKQQRAQADALAKRKGRSQPPPELIERATLAMNRDEEPVEGEPEQQTCKVSAEPDDAPSDTPETDAQKTSD from the coding sequence GTGCGCGAGTGGGAGGAACCTGACCGCTCACATTGGGCGAAGCCGCGGGACCGGCAGGCACAGCGGACCGAGCTGATTAACACGACTTCGATCGGTATGCCGGTAGACCCGGCGCCGGATGCCGCCGAGCTGCTGCAGGCGATCCCGGTCATCGCATCCACGACCACGCTGGTCACCAGTTCGGTCAGGCCGGAAGAGGCCGAGCAGCTGCGTGCTGCCGGGCGGCCGGTACCGAAGAATATTTTCGCGTTCCTCGAGAAGGTGGATGCGCGACTGGTTGCGATCATCGGTTCGGTCACGGCCGGCTTCAGCCCCGTGTTCGTGCGCATGAGCGGCGAGAACACCGCAACCTCGGTGCTGTTCCGCTTTGGATTCGCGCTGATTCCGCTGCTCATCCTCGCGCTCATCGAACGTCGCCTGAACGGGCCGATGCCAAGGCGCACGATGTTGCTGCACCTGCTCGGCGGGGTGTTTTTCGGTTTGGATGTGGGCCTGTGGACGCAGGGCGTGCTGCTCGCCGGCGCCGGTATTGCGACGGTTGCCGGTAACTTGCAGGTGATTATCGTGCCGCTGATTGCGCTGGTGATTTTCCGCGAGCGCCTCTCGATTGCCTTCATCGCCTCGATTCCGGTCATGCTCACCGGTGTGCTGTTGCTGAGCGGCATCATCGAAAGCGGGGATCTCAGCGGAGACGTGTTCATCGGCGTGCTGCTGGCGGTGACAGGCGGGTTTGCCTACTCGGTGTACATCCTGATCCTCGGCCGCGCCCGCGCGACGGGTCACGCATCCACCCAGGTGTTTCTCGCGTTGCTGTCGACCACGATCGTGGGGACTGCGATTTCCAGTTCGTTCGGGGCGCCGAATCTGACGCCGCCGATGGGCGCGCTGCTGCTGCTGATCGTCACCGCGCTGCTCGGTCAGGTCGTGGGCTGGATTGCCACCTCGAACGCCCTTGCGCGGTTGGATTCGGCAACCGGTTCGATGCTGTTGCTGACGCAGCCGATGATCGCGATTGTCGCGGGCATGGTGCTGTTGAACGAGCAGATTTCGCTGTTGCAGTGGATCGGTGTGGTCGCGATTATCGTGACGGTAGCGTTTATTTCGCTGTCGAATAATTCCGGTGAACGTCGTCGCCGTCGGCGCGTGAAGCGCATTCAGACGATTGTGCACAAGCAGCAGCGGGCACAGGCGGATGCCCTGGCGAAGCGCAAGGGTAGGTCTCAGCCGCCGCCAGAGCTGATTGAGCGCGCCACATTGGCGATGAACCGGGACGAAGAGCCGGTAGAAGGCGAACCAGAACAACAGACCTGCAAGGTGTCTGCCGAACCGGACGACGCCCCATCCGACACCCCCGAAACCGACGCCCAAAAGACGAGCGACTGA
- a CDS encoding DUF3817 domain-containing protein, protein MTPSRLLTTVSIAEAITWAFLLVAMGCKYLWAPELGDTLVAWAGAAHGTVFLSYLFAGVVISAHYRWPLWAVVFGGLSSIPPFVTLVFDWWMHRKGMLAGGWDEAVSVSWRPAPLVERLAPVVPWARRHPITLAVIAVVVFVVILTPALAR, encoded by the coding sequence ATGACTCCTTCGCGCCTGTTAACCACGGTCTCGATTGCCGAAGCGATCACCTGGGCGTTCTTGTTGGTGGCGATGGGCTGCAAGTATCTGTGGGCACCGGAGCTCGGCGACACGCTGGTGGCGTGGGCTGGGGCAGCGCACGGCACGGTGTTCTTGTCGTATCTCTTTGCCGGTGTGGTGATTAGCGCGCACTATCGCTGGCCGCTGTGGGCGGTAGTGTTCGGTGGCCTGTCGTCGATTCCGCCGTTTGTGACGCTGGTGTTTGACTGGTGGATGCACCGCAAGGGGATGCTTGCCGGTGGCTGGGATGAGGCAGTTTCGGTGTCGTGGCGGCCGGCTCCGCTGGTGGAGCGGTTGGCGCCGGTGGTGCCGTGGGCGCGTCGTCATCCGATCACGCTCGCGGTAATCGCGGTCGTGGTGTTCGTGGTGATTCTCACGCCGGCGCTCGCTCGTTAG
- the purL gene encoding phosphoribosylformylglycinamidine synthase subunit PurL, which produces MSALGQEPELHESLDTVEHAEQTPEKVQPFEALGLKPDEYNKIREILGRRPTSGELAMYSVMWSEHCSYKSSKKYLREFGKKVTDEMREHLLVGMGENAGVIDLGDDWAVTFKVESHNHPSYIEPFQGAATGVGGIVRDIISMGARPVAVMDALRFGDIDEADTARVVHGVVGGISFYGNCLGLPNIGGETWFDKTYQVNPLVNALAVGVLKHDDLHLANARGAGNKVVLFGARTGGDGIGGASILASDTFDEGGPTKRPAVQVGDPFAEKVLIECCLELFANDAVEGIQDLGAAGISCATSELAAAGDGGMHIDLDAVLLRDSTLTAEEILMSESQERMMAIVRPDKLEDFLAVTAKWEVETSVLGEVNDSGRLTIDWRGGRIVDVDPRTVAVDSPVYDRPVAYPTWLDALQADRAEALPRPQSGDELREQFLRVLRSPNAADPSWITDQYDRYVLGNTAFSYPEDAGVIRVDGATGMGVAVSLDANGRYAQLDPRAGAQLALAEAYRNVATTGAVPMAVSDCLNFGSPENPEVMWQFKQAVEGLADACLELKVPVTGGNVSFYNQTGDVPIHPSPVVAVLGRFDNVERRVAGAWQDEGDNLYLLGVTAEELSGSMWADVVHDHLGGVPPKVDLAREEALSGLMLGASQQGLLNAAHDLSEGGLALALAEMTRFGIGARIVLDELCERDGVDAATALFSESTGRVLVAVPREEDVKFTYMCEARGFPVLRIGVTDGDVLDVQGQFAVPVSELAAARAATLPHRFGALVRDSGELA; this is translated from the coding sequence ATGTCCGCCCTAGGTCAGGAGCCCGAGTTGCACGAATCGCTCGACACGGTCGAACACGCTGAGCAAACCCCCGAGAAGGTCCAACCGTTCGAGGCGCTCGGACTGAAACCGGACGAGTACAACAAGATTCGCGAGATCCTCGGCCGCCGCCCCACTTCGGGCGAGCTGGCGATGTATTCGGTGATGTGGTCGGAGCACTGCTCGTACAAGTCGTCAAAGAAGTACCTGCGCGAGTTCGGAAAGAAGGTCACCGACGAGATGCGCGAGCACCTGCTGGTCGGTATGGGCGAGAACGCGGGTGTGATTGATCTGGGTGATGATTGGGCGGTCACCTTCAAGGTGGAGTCGCACAACCACCCGAGCTATATCGAGCCGTTCCAGGGCGCTGCTACCGGTGTTGGCGGTATCGTTCGCGACATTATTTCGATGGGGGCGCGGCCGGTTGCGGTGATGGATGCGCTGCGGTTCGGTGATATCGACGAGGCCGACACGGCGCGTGTTGTACACGGTGTTGTCGGCGGTATTTCGTTCTACGGCAACTGCCTCGGTCTGCCGAATATCGGTGGTGAGACCTGGTTCGACAAGACGTACCAGGTGAACCCGCTGGTGAACGCACTGGCGGTCGGTGTGCTCAAGCACGACGATCTGCACCTGGCGAATGCGCGCGGTGCCGGTAACAAGGTGGTGCTCTTTGGGGCGCGCACCGGTGGCGACGGAATCGGTGGTGCGTCGATTCTCGCCTCGGATACCTTCGACGAGGGCGGCCCGACCAAGCGCCCGGCGGTGCAGGTGGGCGACCCGTTCGCCGAGAAGGTGCTGATCGAATGCTGTCTGGAGCTGTTCGCGAACGACGCCGTTGAGGGTATTCAGGACTTGGGCGCGGCCGGTATTTCGTGTGCGACGTCTGAGCTCGCGGCGGCCGGTGACGGCGGTATGCACATCGATCTGGATGCGGTGCTGTTGCGTGATTCGACGCTGACGGCCGAGGAGATTCTGATGTCGGAGTCGCAGGAACGCATGATGGCGATTGTGCGTCCCGACAAGCTCGAGGACTTCCTCGCGGTAACGGCGAAGTGGGAAGTTGAAACGTCGGTGCTTGGCGAGGTGAACGATTCTGGCCGGCTGACGATTGATTGGCGCGGCGGCCGCATCGTCGATGTTGATCCGCGCACGGTCGCGGTTGATTCCCCCGTCTACGATCGCCCGGTTGCCTACCCGACGTGGCTGGATGCGCTGCAGGCCGATCGTGCCGAGGCGCTGCCTCGCCCGCAGTCCGGCGACGAGCTGCGTGAGCAGTTCTTGCGGGTGCTGCGTTCGCCGAATGCTGCTGATCCGTCGTGGATCACCGACCAGTACGACCGCTATGTGCTGGGCAACACGGCGTTCTCGTATCCGGAGGATGCGGGGGTGATCCGCGTGGATGGGGCCACCGGTATGGGTGTTGCGGTGTCGCTGGATGCGAATGGCCGCTATGCGCAGCTTGATCCGCGCGCTGGGGCGCAGCTCGCCCTGGCTGAGGCGTACCGGAACGTTGCGACCACCGGTGCGGTGCCGATGGCGGTGTCGGATTGCCTGAACTTTGGTTCGCCCGAGAACCCCGAGGTGATGTGGCAGTTTAAGCAGGCTGTTGAGGGGCTTGCGGATGCATGCCTCGAGTTGAAGGTGCCGGTGACCGGTGGGAACGTGTCGTTCTACAACCAGACCGGTGATGTGCCGATTCATCCGTCGCCGGTGGTTGCGGTGTTGGGCCGGTTCGACAATGTTGAGCGTCGTGTTGCGGGCGCTTGGCAGGATGAGGGCGACAACCTCTATCTGCTGGGGGTGACGGCCGAGGAGTTGTCCGGTTCGATGTGGGCCGATGTGGTGCACGACCACCTTGGTGGTGTGCCGCCAAAGGTTGATTTGGCGCGCGAGGAGGCGCTTTCCGGGCTGATGCTGGGTGCGTCGCAGCAGGGCCTGTTGAACGCGGCGCACGACCTTTCTGAGGGTGGCCTGGCGCTTGCACTTGCCGAGATGACGCGCTTTGGAATTGGTGCGCGCATTGTGCTCGATGAGCTGTGCGAGCGTGACGGTGTGGATGCGGCGACTGCGCTGTTCTCGGAGTCTACCGGGCGCGTGCTGGTTGCGGTTCCGCGCGAAGAGGATGTCAAGTTCACGTACATGTGCGAGGCCCGCGGCTTCCCGGTACTGCGCATCGGCGTGACCGACGGTGACGTGCTGGATGTGCAGGGGCAGTTTGCGGTGCCCGTTTCCGAGCTTGCTGCCGCTCGTGCCGCAACGCTGCCGCATCGCTTCGGCGCGCTGGTGCGCGACTCGGGCGAGCTTGCCTAG